The sequence TCTGATTTTTGTTTGCAGTTTCCTTCTTCTTTGATTTTTGCTTCTTGTTGGATTCAGGTTTAGAAATGTCATCGGAGCACAAGTTTTCTAGTAACAAAGCCAAAATATTAGTTGGTAATTCATAGGCAGATGAAATAACAGCCAAATAATAATATCAAGAGGGAATTAAATTCCCCTATAGTGCTGCCCATTATCATTGGAAAACTCTAGGTGAGTCCGGTTATTAGAATCGATTGATTCTATGAATTATACCTTACTGGTACACTGATATTAGTTTACTACACCTAAAACACATACTAAATTGATTCcaaaacaccatttttttttaccatctttTCTTTTTCGCCTTTTTCCTTTATTGCCATCAGCTCGCTTCTCCTGCTCTTGGGCAGAGATGGACCCATCTTTCCCATCCCTCCTCTGAGGACGAGCTGAAATCAATGACATTAGCTGTCAGAGATAGTAAAGTAATGGTAACGTGACACTACGTGTGATGATGTTTATCAGTGCTATACGTCTGCTGATTCCTGTCAGTCTCATCCTTGGAGGAAAACTAAACTATGTTGTAATCGTTTTTGTACCGTATACACCCGAGCTattttaggctaggttcccactataTAAAAACAACAGCGGTATTTCCAGCcgtatacggccgttgtttttacatagtgtgagcctGGCCTTATACTGGAAATCAGACATATACCAACAGTAAAAAGACCTAAGGCCAAACAAGATTATAGGATTACGGTGAGTGTGCAAGAGACACAAGTTCTGATTTTTATGGGGAGgggttcgaatttaaatgataatcgttctgtgtaattgcaggcaacgattgaaaaatcgttcatatgtcattgatcgttgatttagatctgaacctaaaattatcattaatcgttcgctgtaattccacattcgttcactcaggttccgcattttttcactaatctttcagtgtaattgcacattgtttgttgttttgctgggatcagaaggaataaacgatcatagtaacgatcgcaataacgatcgtagtaatgatcgtaactaacgattatcgttctgtgtaatatggtgaacgatttcaggttaacaataaaaaatctcatttgtgatcgtttatcgttagtcgttaaaaatagctccgtgtaataggaccctaagccgcAGCTAGACTGCTCTGACTGCAGCATATCTCTCCGTGACCAAAGGAGTCTGTGAGTAATATTCCATCCCACACCCCACCTCTATCTCGACCGATGATATGTCAGTGGATGGTTGGGAGAGCCCCTTCACAGCCACCTCTGTCAGGTGCCATATCTGCAGGTAAGCATTCTGTACCCCGGCATTGGCTTGCAGTTTCTCCTTTCCTCGTTCTTCGCGTCTTGTAAGGTTCTGATTTTTCATTGTCATCTGACCCAGGATTttctgaataaaaataaattcaaCCTATTTTTACATCTTTATTTCAATTAGGCTGCTTCGATATATCTTCAGTTGAGAGTATTTCAGCTCAAACATTCTTAAAAGCAGTAAGTATCCAGGTACAATGTGATACTGTGgattatatttaaaggagaagtctggtgaaaatagaaaaatctgtgcccctgcagcaccaTATTACCACTCCCAGACCCTGCGGGCATCCAGCAACCCAGCAGATGGATTACCCACTCAGCATGTCAGTGAATGGggagggacactgctgcagtcactaactggcttaGCAAGCAGTCCATCAGCCAGATCAGGTACCTTTACCCGAATTGTGTCGTGCGAGGAagtcaggggaggggggcatgagATCCAGTGACGGATCCGGGAGCAGTGATGTggcgctgcaggggcacagggacaggtaagtgtactttctttattatgttccccccaccccctgtctgCACCAGAGTTTTTATTTTCAACAGACTTGTCCTTTACTTTGTACCAATGACACTCTGTTACAGGCCACACTCAAGCTTCCCCTGCTGGAGAAGGGTAAATGCTGCCACGGTTTTGTCCCCAGTAGCGATATGGATACAAGATAACTGGATGAGGTATAAATACAACACCAACACACAGGGCTCCAATGTGGACACTTCCACAAGACATACCATATCTGTGACTACTCATACACATAGTTACATACAGAGAGCTCATACCATCTTCTTTTGCTGGTCTTCTTATTCTCTTGCCAACTGGGACATCTCTCTTGGACTCTTGAGCAGTggatcctccttcttctccataCCCATCCATACTTATGTGAGCTGTAAGGGATTAGATTATGTGAGAGCTGTGAAGGAAAGGATTATACCTCCTGAAGCCCCTTTCACACATTGTTTATTCTGCCCCCTATACACAAATCTGTACATGTTATAATTGTGTGTTGAGGCCATTATCCAtgcggaaaaaaaaacaaaaagcggaCAAGGCATTGTGTGGCCCATAGTTGCGGCATGGATCACCTATAGTGAAAGGAGGGGTCCatggatagagatgagtgaacctgctgaAAGTTAAGCTTTTGAATTGCGctgtctggagaaggtggatgcagccgtAGGCTCTATCCGTGTTCACTTTCTCCAGgctgcgggattcaaatgcccaTTGTTTGTGCAAACCTGAACTTTTGACAGGTTCACTAATGTCTAGTTAAGGACGGTTGCGGGTGCACAACCATAGTTCTGTCCGTAGCTGCTATGAGCAGGAAGATGGATGTGTGAATCCGACCTTAAAAAGGACCCACGATGCGAAGCTGATAGTTACAGGCTACACCTAAAATTGCCATTAAAGATACAAATCCAGTTCCTGTCAGCCTGCTGATTCACATGATTGGCGGGATTCACAGCTGTGAGATCCTGATCAATCAAActttgacaagtcaaaagtttttattactaACAGTTCCTATAAAGCACAATGAGCAAGTCAGGCTCTAGGTCGGCTTCTCGTTTTGACACTTTGACACCCGATAGCCAACACAGATCCCAGGGGAAGCAGATAAAGACCATGTGAGTgtagcctcaggctgggttcacactacggaatctgcaccaataagttccggcggattacGTCGCCTGTGcctagactcaattctatgggcggGTGAATTTTGCCGTCCgccaaaagaaatgacatgtcaattctttcagctcagaatggtgtccatggcacgggcggatatgcACACCATCGTGAATGGGTACAAGCAACGGAATCCTCTGGAAATTATCCGCGCAAATTACGTAGTGCTTTTCCCTCCTTAAACACCCAGAACCCAACCAATCATAggttttacatgtttttataaGTGACTGAGGGACTTTAAAGAATTACTATAATTTaagtaaacttttgacatgccacacCGACCGGTCACAAATAAAGATTGGTCGGGGGCTTAATGTTAGGTATAGCAAAGTGAAGTGTGCACCTATGttcttcactccctggctggctGCCCCATCTGACTCTTTGCAGAAGATAAGCTCCCCAGTTTTACAATGCAGCCCATCTAAACTTTACACATGTCTGTACATCTTTTTTGTTTGTGTATTTTGCAGTGgctaaataattattattattattttatatataattatataagtatGGTGACACCTAACCCCCACCCCCAGCTGACAGCACGAGGACACTCTTTTGACCTCCATCAAGCCAAATGGGGGCCTTTGACTAGGTCTGGTACCCCACAGATGTATGCACTGAAtgcagtgtgcacatggccttaaagggatccTGCAAATCTTGTAAACCTGATATGTCCCGTCACTTTCTAAGCAGtatgggtctgaccactgggatcccCACCAATCATAAAGTGACTACATATCGCTACAATATACCATCACGTTACTGTGCTCTGAAAACAGCAGAAATATAGCCTATTGATACCCTGTCACTTTAAGAGATGGAATAGCTAATGCATTTATTTACAACACACGTGTTATTCTACCAGGGCAGGAAACGCGAGGTTTGTGGCTTCTCTGCATCAGTAGATAACTACATATAGAGGTAAACGTGGACAAAACAGTTCAGTAAACAACATTACACGTCTGGCTGCAGCACAGAAGGGGTTAACCAGGCGGCTGCGCGTCCTCCAGGCTCATCTCCAGCAGCGGCTGATCCACGTGACCACACACTGCAACTCCGACCGGTAGAGGCCGCAGTGCGCAGGCCGCTCTGTCTCCGCCCCCGTTCACTATGAAAGCAAGGAGGCTTCATAAAAATGGCGCCCTACACTGAGTGGGAAGACACAGAAATATAACGCTAATGTCCAACGTAGCGTGAGTTCCTCATAGTTTATGAGGGTCTTTGTTTAGTTCACATATAACCTATGAATATCCTCTTTTGTGGGTggcaggttgaaaaaaaaaccagaAAAAGTAGGGACGAAAATGAAGGTTGTTTGATTTACTGTGCGTATGGTGACACCTAGCGGTCGTTCTTGCACATAACATAGTGTTAAAGCCACACGTTCTAGTAGTAGCATTGCAATACCTGGGACGCCACAGGCTGTGAGATGCATCAATTACCTTTGCCACTATATAATGCATTTCTTGCAATGATTTTTGACAATGGTGTCTTTGGGGTTTTGTTTTTTACTAgccatttttatttaattttaacgCATCCTTGATTACAGAACgctaagaagaagaaaaaagctaaaactttttattttcttatcaAGAGAACTATATGGGGCATGTCTTTTTCTGGGGGAGTtgtattttttaattatatcatTTATTGTCCCGTATACTGAGAAACTCTTAACAATTGCAGtgaaataggtaaaaaaaataaattctgaaatagaagtaatttacaaatctgtataactttctgaaaaaagttgatttgaaaaatatatttttctcaagagtactcctttaaggagccatgacgtacaggtacgtcatgggagcctctatttaaggacccatgacgtaactgtacaccAGTGAATCCGGCGAcgttatgaagtgagctcaggagtcGAGCTCACTTTATAGCACGTCAgccgggtcctcactgttaatgatgggccgTCGCTGTGCTCCTATCACTGTCTGATCGGgaccccccacagtgtgactgtgggggttccGATCTTTCTAACTGCAGTCAGATGGGCGATCAGAGCATAGAGTCTGCCATAGGCAGTAAAAagtgtagaataaaaaaaaatgccatagcccctccccaataaaagtttaaatcaccctcctttcccattTGATAActaaaacacataaaagtaaacatattatatacagtagtgtgcataattgtccggcctattaaaataaaacagcattgtGCCCACACAGTGAAGGGcgtaaagaaaaaacttttttttaaaaacgccatgattgatgattttttttattgcaatttatttttcaaaaatgtataaaaatttaTCAATACAACCAATCTACACAAATCTGatactaattagagatgagcgaaccgggttcgggttcgagtccattgattagcggggctgctgaacttggataaagttctaaggttgtctggaaaatatggatacagccaatgactatatccatgatttccacatagtcttagggctttatccaacttcagcagccaccgctaatcaaatgccgaaaggtcgggttcggctcgagcatgctccaggttcgctcatctctaatactaataaaaactacagatcatggcacaaaaaatgacaacccatgcagccctgtaggtaaaaaaaaataatagttcacagtagggccattgtaatcacacttttttacttttttgcccccccaaaaaaaaaatactgttaaaaaaaattgtaaaacattataaaagctatataaacatgcatatagCTGTATTCGGGCTGACCTATTGAATAATGTaaacacagaaccccccccccccccccccccaaagtaatattttgggggttctgtcctACATGTTATAGTAGATTGAAAGGcaacattacaaagtacacttcttcctaaaaaaaaaaaaaacctcacatggccctgtggaaaacaagagttatagctcttagaaggtgaagaggaaaaaactagagatgagcgaatatcgagcatgctcgagtcgatccgaacccgaactttcggcatttgattagcggtggctgctgaagttggataaagccctaaggctatgtggaaatcatggatatagtcattggctgtatccatgttttcagacaaccttagagcattctccaagttcagcagccccagctaatcaaatgccgaaagttcgggttcggatcgactcgaacccgaacctggttcgctcatctctagaaaaaacgaaaccgcaaaactgaaaattgttgTGGTtcttaaggtcattttgggctcccccattaaggggttaatgctttaatgcagtgtgaaactagcctaagtGGTTACACAAGCAGAATCTGCGTTATCCCCAATCCAGGCTACTGCAaccttgatttaatttttttcaacttGAGTCACAACTCCCTTTTACATGCACTGCAACACTGGGGCACCTTGTAGTTTTAGGTGCCCCCAGACCCAGGTTTTTAGAGGCATTTTTCTTGTCtccaaaaaaaagccacaaactACACCAATGCTGTGTGtagcatttttttgtttgtttgttttttatgcatttgcactttttttggtgtttttttgtggctttttttttttttttttttactttatttgtgTATTGTGTTTTGGTGCAACTTGGCATATTTCAGGTCAGCGTTTGGACTCGAACACACCCGCACTTGAAAGGAAGGAGTTAAGTGACCCCTTCCTTATTGGGGTGGGCGTCGGGTTGCTGAGGGGGGCGAAAACTGACAGTCTAGCCCTCAGGGGGTTAGCTGTGCTCCATTGAAGGAGAATGAACTCCTGGTGTCCAGGAGTGGCAAAGGTGgtacaccactgcagccactgattggctgagcagagactcctgcgctttcagctcagccaatcattggctgcagcagtgtcccacctcagctgctgattggctgatcgataGCAGAGAATTACGCCAAACACCAGGAGTCACAAACGTAAGTCTCAGTCTTGCAGCTGCAGTAAACAGGGTCacggggtctccaaactgcggccctccagctgttgcgaaaccacaactcccatcatgcctggacagctaaagctttggatttggctgtccaggcatgatgggaaatgtagttttgcaacagctggagggccgcagtttggagacccatggggtACATGGTTTACCATTCTagtgattgtgggggtcccagcagttggtcCTCCACTGTTCCATTTTCACCCATCAGGTGGATAGAGGATATATCCCTCTGGATGGTATTCCCCTTTAAGATCTTAGAGTTATAATGGGTTAGAGGGAAGACGCAGTGGGAGTAATTATAACGTATGTCAAGGAACAGAAGATTGATACTGAAGAGAGAGCCAGGGTCAGGCAGACCGCAGAAGATAAGAGAACGGAGGTAGACGAATGAAAAAAAAGTTCATAGTAAGCAAAGTAATATGCAGTACTAAGAACACTGAATCCTATAAACAGCCAGCTGCTCACATACAAGGCAGAAGAGCGGGGAGACTGCACAGTAACTAACTCTCTGCCAATGGCGTCTATGGAAAAGTACGTTCTTTTCTTCTGCTTGATTCCACTTGGACTCTTGTGGTCTCTGGTCCTCTCAGACAATACAGTGGAAGCCAAACGCAATGATATGACCCAGACAGACATGGATATGGGTACTCTGCGACGGAGAACCACCTCCGGCACCCGTCCATACAGCCTCTCCAGATCACCACTGGATTACCACTATTCTCCGAAACCCAAGCACTTGAGGATCCCCCGTCTTCTCCGAATACTAGGATCCTCCTTCGACCCATTCTGGATGTCCGTGGAGAAACCTGTAGAAAATGAGACCAATAGCCACCTATCCGCATTCAGCCAGGATCTTTTTGACGGTTCCAGTCGCTACCGCAAGAAGCTTACCCAAGAGGCTCAAAACATTGACTTCTCTTTACTGAAGCTGCCGGCTGAACTTTCGGTGAACGCCAGCCATCTCGTGCTTCATGAACTTCGCCGGTGGTTGGTGCAGCGAGCTAGCTGTAAGCTTACGTCCACATGGGTGGATCTGGGTCCTGTTTTCTGGCCGCGATGGGTGAGGCACACAGACTGTGATGAGAGTAATACCGCCTGCTCATGGCCACCAGGGATGGAGTGCCGCCAGGCCCAGCTTACTCAGATTAAGATTCTGGCATGGCACTGCTGGATGCAGGATGCTGGCAAAGGCTGGGCATCACAGAACTGCATGTGGAGACAGGTACCCTACCCGGTGGTGGCTGCTTGTAAGTGTACCTGTAGGTAgtaatgtattactgtacctaGTGAGATTACTGTACATTATCGCGAATAAAACGGGTTTCCAGACTTAGGTCTGACTGACTTTGTAGAGTTTTTATGTGGGTAATACACGGCAATGAAAGGATTAAACATAGACTGCGTGTGCCCAAGAAGAAGGTTGGCATTGTTTAGTGGAAGTCAGCTGAGACAGCTTGTCTGGGATAAGAGTGAAGGTTACAGGGTAGCCCAAACATGACGGGCCGTAAACAGGGGGCATGTAGCATATGCATTAACTCAAGTGTGCTAAACATATATCGGTGGCACATGGCTAAACACATACTAGACTGCAGCAACTTCaggtatggtgttttttttcctagcTATTTGCTATAGGATTCTctataaggtcatgttcacacacaataaatcACACGTCAGTTAATCATGGTTGATCTTTTACGTGATTTTTCTTATTCTGATTCTACATTTCAGGCCACTACTAGGAAAATAGAGGATTtttaacagattttttaaacTGTATAAACTGTGctttatggcacaaaaaatgtgcATAAATAGCACATGAACGTGGcctaagacttaaaaaaaaatgcttgggGGGGCATAAAGTGCAATTTGTGAACAAACTAAGGCCAGGGATAGACAGACTTATTTAGCTCTATAAGATTGATTTTAAATTGGTTATCCGGGCTTAGAAAAACAGGAccgctttcttcaaaaaacagcaccacgcttgtcctcagtttggttgtgggttttactgctcagttccattcaagtgaatggagctgaattgcaataccacacacaacctgagggcaggggtggtgctgtttttttcaagaaagtatGTGTctctaacccctttaatggagaagtctgggaaaagctattttttttaaagcaagtgCTGGAGAAGGGGAGGATAGACGAAATAACATACTTTTACCTGCCCCTGCTCTagcgctggtggctgcatactgCCGCcccagttgttaaaaaaaaaaaaaaaactttgcccgAACTTCTTTAACTTttgagtgacagctgcagtccagACGATTACATACAAATCTCCTATAGTGTATAAAGTGTATAGCTTTGGAATGGAGCTAGAGCTCAATAGGTAAACTCCTGTTAGGGCTTTAAAAAAGTGTAGTGTAGCTCGCCCTTAAagcggatgtaccatcaggtacattcgctttaagtgttgcacatgaagaGAACGGTGctgtcatggggaagccgatgccgctgaccttttttttaaccaagcaccggcctgggctgaagcactgggggcagaccgGCCCTGGCCAGggtgtggttcaaaaaaaaggaccacggcaccaacTTCCCTACTCTGGCGCCAttgtattcatgtgcaacacttaaagcgaatgtacc is a genomic window of Dendropsophus ebraccatus isolate aDenEbr1 chromosome 4, aDenEbr1.pat, whole genome shotgun sequence containing:
- the LOC138788875 gene encoding noggin-like; protein product: MASMEKYVLFFCLIPLGLLWSLVLSDNTVEAKRNDMTQTDMDMGTLRRRTTSGTRPYSLSRSPLDYHYSPKPKHLRIPRLLRILGSSFDPFWMSVEKPVENETNSHLSAFSQDLFDGSSRYRKKLTQEAQNIDFSLLKLPAELSVNASHLVLHELRRWLVQRASCKLTSTWVDLGPVFWPRWVRHTDCDESNTACSWPPGMECRQAQLTQIKILAWHCWMQDAGKGWASQNCMWRQVPYPVVAACKCTCR